The window CGTACTTCCAGTCGTAGAACCGACTGCCGATGGGGTAGGTCAGCGCCGCGGGCATATGGATGAAGACATCCCACGGAAAGTCCGACCGGCCCGCCTCCAGGACCAGTACCCGGTTGGCCGGGTCCGCGGAGAGCCTGTTCGCCAGCGCACTGCCGGCCGAACCGCCACCGACGATGACGAAGTCGTACTGCACAGGAGCCATGGTGCCTCGTCTCGCTCGCGCCGTAGATATGCGAGGCATGCTAGACCCGGTCGCGTCATACGCACCAGGTTGCGAAGAGCGCAACTTCAAGATCTTGATTTCGACGGCGTTACTTGCAGTGACGTTGTTTACTACGCGTATAGTTTCACTGTGAGCAACTACAGCCCAGACACAGAAACGTCCAATTCACATGCCGGCGGCGTGCAGTCGGTAGACCGCGCCATCAGCGTCCTGGAGATTCTCGCGCAGCGCGGCGAGGCGGGCGTGAGCGAGGTGGCGGGCGAGATCGAGGTGCACAAGTCGACCGCCTTCCGGCTGCTCGGCGCGCTGGAGGCGCGCGGTCTGGTGGAACAGGCCGGCGAGCGCGGCAAGTACCGGCTCGGCTTCGGCATCGTGCGCCTGGCCGGCGCGGTCACGGGCCGTATCGACATCACCCAGCAGGGCCGACCGATCTGCGAACGCCTCGCGGAGGAACTCGGCGAGACGGTCAACATCGCCGTCATGCAGGAGCACTACGCGATCAACCTGTACCAGGTGCGCGGCCCGGGAGCCATCACCGCGCACAACTGGGTCGGGCAGCTGACTCCCCTGCATGCCACCTCCAGCGGCAAGATCCTGCTGGCGCATCTCCCCACCAAGGAGCGCGCCGCGCTGCTGTCCTCGGCCGGCATGAAAAAGGTCACCCCGCGCACCATCACCGCCAAGACGAAGCTTGAGAAGAACCTCACCGAGGCGCGGGAGCGGGGCTACTCGATCACCCTGGAGGAACTGGAGGTCGGACTGCACGCCATGGCCGCCCCGGTCCGCAACCGGGACGGCGACGTCATCGCGGCACTGAGCGCCTCCGGCCCCGGGTACCGCCTGACCGAGGAGCGCCTGCACGAGCTCTCCCCGATCCTGCTCAAGGGCGCCGAGGAGATCAGCCACCGGATGGGCTACCTGGGCTGAGTCACGCCTGAGAGATGCCCAGGCGCTCGTTCACCCAGTCGTGGAACGCGCCGATGTGGTGCTCGCTGGGCACCAGCACGCCACCCTTGGCATACAGCCGGGAGCTCATTCCGGGCTGCGTACGCTCGCAGGCGTCGAAGTCCTGCTGGTTGACCCGGTGGAAGAGTTCCACGGACCGGCTGACGTCCTTGCCGCTCTCGACGACGTGCGGGAGGTACAGCCAGTCGCACTCGACGATCGTGCGGTCCACGGACACCGGGTACATCCGGTGGAAGATCACATGGTCGGGCACGAGATTGATGAACACCTGGGGCTTGACGGTGATCGCGTAGTAGCGGCGGTCCTGGTCGTCGGCGACCCCGGGAATGCGGTCCAGACCCTCCGAGCCGTCGACGGTGAAGCCCTGGACCTCGTCGCCGAACTCCGCGCCGTGGCCCACGTAGTACTGGGCGGCGTAACCATCCGCGAACTCCGGGAGCACCTCGGTGAGTTCGGGGTGGATCGTGGCGCAGTGGTAGCACTCCATGAAGTTCTCGATGATGAGCTTCCAGTTGGACTTCACGTCGTACGTGATCCGCTTGCCGACGGAGAGGTTGTCGATGTCGTAGCGCTCGATCGACTCGACGTCGCCGAGACGGGCGACGATCTCACCGATGACGTCCTCCTCGAAGGAGGGCGGGTTCTCCGCGAGGCAGACCCAGACATAGCCGAGCCATTCGCGCACGGCCACGCTCACCAGGCCGTACTCGGTACGGCCCACGTCGGGCATCTTGGTGAGGTTGGGCGCCGCGACGAGCTTGCCGTTCAGGTCGTACGTCCAGGCGTGGTACGGGCACTGGAAGGCGCGCTTGACCTCGCCGGTCTCCTCGGTGCAGAGCTTGGCTCCGCGGTGCCGGCACACATTGAAGTACGCGCGGATGCTGTTGTCCCTCGCCCGGGTGACGAGGATGCTCTCGCGGCCCACGTCGACGGTGCGGAACGCGCCGGGCTTGGCCAGCTCGGAGGCCCGCGCGACGCAGAACCACATGGTCTCGAATATGTGTTCCTGCTCCTGGGCGAAGAACTCCGGGTCCGTGTAGGAGGAGCCGGGGAGAGTGGCGATCAGGCTGTCCGGCAGACTGGTCGAGGTCACGGTGCACTCCTCGGGAGAACGTCGTGGAGGGGTCATTCACGCGCCGGGAAGAGCGACTCCGGACGGCGTTGTGTATGGAGCAACGCTGCGTGCTATGTGCAACCGCAGCATGGGATGCCGCTGGGGCGGTGTCAAGATGCGGGCGGCGTCAGGATGCGGTGGCGGCGAGCTGCTTGCGCCAGCGCGTGAACAGCCGCGGCTGGTTCATCCCGAGCACGGCGACCGGGTCCCCGGCCCGCCGGTAGACGGCCAGGACGTCGCGGTCGTCCGCGGCGCCGGCCTCGATGGTGACGCTGTCCGCGCCGGCCGCGTGACCGGCGAACTGGATCTTCACGCCGTACTGGTCGGACCAGAAGTACGGCGGCCGGGGCACGCCCGGTTCCACCGCACCGCCCGCCAGCAGTGCGGCGATCGCGGCGTCGGGCCGTTCCCGCGCGCCGGTCCAGTGCTCGACGCGGCGATGGAAGCCCGCGCGCGGGTCGTACCAGTTGGCGCAGTCACCGACCGCGACCACGCCGGCCAGGCTGGTGCGGCCGTCGGCGCCGCACTTGACGCCGTTGTCGAGAGCGATGCCGGAGGCTTCCAGCCACTCGACGTTCGGGCGTGCGCCCACACCCACGACGACGATGTCGGCGGGGATGCCGCGGCCGTCCTCCAGCAGGACGGCGTCGACGCGGGCCTCCCCGCTCAGCCCCTTGACGCCGACACCGCACTCCAGCCGCACACCGTGGTCGGTGTGCAGGGCGGAGACGATGGCGCCCATGGTCTCGCCGAGCGCTCCGGCGAGCGGTGTCGGGGCGGCCTCGACGACGGTCACGTCGAGCCCGAGGGCGTACGCGGTGGAGGCGACCTCGGCCCCGATGAAGCCTCCGCCGATCACCACCAGCCGTCCGCCGCGGGACAGTTCGTCCCGCAGGGCGCGGGCGTCGTCCAGGGTGCGCAGCGTGTGCACTCCGGCCAGGCCCTCGGAGCCGGGCAGCGTGCGTGCCGCGGCACCCGTCGCGATGACGACGCCGTCGGCCTGCACCTCCCGCCCGCCGGAAAGCCGCAGGGTGCGGGCCGCGTGGTCGAGCCCGGTGGCGCGGACGCCGAGGAGCCACTCCGCCCGGAGGTCCTCGTCGTCGGTCTCCAGGGCGAGTTCGGCCTCGCCGACGGTGCCGGCCAGGAACTCCTTGGACAGCGGGGGCCTGTCGTACGGGCGGTGGAGCTCGTCCCCGACGACGACCAGCCGGCCGTCGTAGCCCCGCTTGCGCAGTGAGCGCACCGCCGACAGTCCGGCCAGCGAGGCGCCGACCACGGCAACCGTCCTCACGCGGGACCCCCGGCGAGCCGGGCCGAGATGCAGGGCGGCAGGTTGGGCGCGTCGGTGGACAGACGGACGTAGATCATGCCGTCCTCGACGACGACCTCGTGCGTCCGGACCGGGAGCTTGGCCGGCGGGGCATCGACAGCGCCGGTCCTCAGGTCGAACTTGGAAGCATGCAGCGGGCATTCCACCTCGCAGCCCTCCAGCCAGCCGTCGGCGAGCGACGCGTCCTGGTGGGTGCAGGTGTCGTCGATGGCGAAGAGTTCGCCGTCGTCGGTGTGGAACACCGATACCGGCGGATCGATGTTGAGCCGGTGGGCCTCGCCTTGAGGGAGATCCTCAAGACGGCACGCGGGAATCATCATGACACCTCGGTGCGTATAACGAAACGGATTGCGGTAAGCGCAACATCAGTCTGAGGTCGCCCTGAACCCTTGTCAAGGCATTCAGAGGGCACTCTGGGCCGTCGATTTCGTTGCGTCATGAAAAACTCGACTCACATAGAACAACAGCAGCCCGCCATATCGGCTCGCGGGGGCCGCGAGCCGAGGGCGGGCGCTTGAGGGGTCGCCGGGAGGCGTCAGAAGCCGCGGTCGATCCACTCCTGGAGGTGCGGGGCCTCCGCGGCGATGCTGGTCGTGTCCCCGTGTCCGGTGTGCACGACGGTCTCTGCAGGCAGCGTCAGCAGCCGGTCCCGGATCGACTCGACGATGGTCGGGAAGTGGCTGTACGACCGTCCCGTCGCCCCTGGCCCGCCGGCGAACAGCGTGTCGCCGCTGAAGAGCGCCGCGAGGGCCGGGGCGTGCAGGCAGACCGCCCCGGGGGCGTGACCCGGTGTGTGCAGCACGGTCAGCTCGACACCGGCCACCGAGATGCCCTGGCCGTCGGTCAGTTCGGCGTCCGGCGCCCGGTCGGGGTGGGTCTGCTTCCACAGCGGCAGGTCGTCCGGGTGGAGAAGGACCGGGGCGCCGGTGCGCGCCGCGAGTTCGGGCGCGGCGTCGATGTGGTCGTTGTGCGCGTGGGTGCACACGATCGCGATGAGGCGCCGGTCGCCGACGGCCGCGGCGATGGCGTCGGCGTCGTGCGCGGCGTCGATGACGATCGCCTCGTGGTCGTCGCCGACGATCCACACGTTGTTGTCGACGTCCCAGGTGCCGCCGTCCAGCGAGAACGTCCCCGAGGTGACGAGGTGCTCGATGCGGGCGGCCATCAGAGGACCACCACAGAGCGCAGCACGTCACCGTGGTGCATCCGCTCGAACGCCTTCTCCACCTCGTCCAGCGAGATGGTCTCCGTGACGAATGCGTCCAGGTCGAGCCGGCCCTGGAGATAGAGGTCGATGAGCATCGGGAAGTCGCGGCTCGGCAGGCAGTCGCCGTACCAGGAGGACTTCAGGGAGCCGCCGCGGCCGAAGACGTCCAGCAGCGGCAGTTCCAGCTTCATCTCCGGGGTGGGCACGCCGACCAGGACGACCGTGCCGGCGAGGTCACGGGCGTAGAACGCCTGCTTGTACGTCTCCGGGCGGCCGACCGCCTCGATGACGACGTCGGCGCCGTGGCCGCCGGTCAGCTCCCGGATCGCCTCCACCGCGTCGACGGACTTGGAGTTGACGGTGTGGGTCGCACCCAGCTTCTCGGCGGTCTCCAGCTTGCGGTCGTCGATGTCGACCGCGATGACCTTCGCCGCGCCCGCCAGGTTCGCCCCGGCGACCGCCGCGGCCCCGACACCGCCGCAGCCGATGACGGCGACCGAGTCGCCCCGGCCGACCTTGCCGGTGTTGATGGCCGCGCCGATGCCCGCCATCACGCCGCACCCCAGCAGACCGGCGGCGGCCGCCGACGCGGTCGGGTCGACCTTGGTGCACTGCCCGGCCGCGACCAGCGTCTTCTCCGCGAAGGCACCGATGCCGAGCGCCGGCGACAACTCGGTGCCGTCGAGCAAGGTCATCTTCTGCTTGGCGTTGTGGGTGTTGAAGCAGTACCACGACTCCCCCCGCCGGCAGGCACGGCACTGACCGCACACCGCACGCCAGTTGAGGATCACGAAGTCGCCCGGCGCGACGTCGGTGACCCCCTCCCCCACCGACTCCACGACACCCGCGGCCTCATGGCCCAACAGGAAGGGGAAGTCGTCGTTGATGCCGCCCTCGCGATAGTGCAGATCGGTGTGGCAGACCCCGCATGCCTCGATCTTCACCAGCGCCTCACCCGGGCCCGGGTCAGGCACGATGATCGTTTCCAGGCTGACGGGGGCGCCCTTGCCCCGCGCGACGACAGCACGGACCTGGTGCGTCATGGCCACTCCTCGGCTGGTCGAGACTTGAATCAGATGTTGCTCATTACGGCACACATCTCACGTGTCGCAACACAGCATCGTTGAGTGCCGACCGGGGGTCAAGCAGCGCGACGAGGTTCCGTCGGCCGGGCGGGATCGCGGTCGGAGCAGCACGAACGCCCGGCGGGGCCGTGGCCGACCATGTCGGTGTCACGACCCCGCCGGGCGCGGGTCACGCCGCTCTCAGTGAGCGGAGGAGGTTGACTCCGTGGGTTGTGCGGACTGCTCCGACGGCGCGGACTCGGCGCCGTCGGTGGACGTACAGGGACCGATGCGGATCTCGAAGTCGCCGTCGTACTTCTCGTCGCCGGCCATGACGGCCGTTTCGATGGCCTCCTTGCCCTTGAGCCCGCGGATGATGAGCGGGTCCTGGCGCAGATCGCGGGTGAGCGCGATACACAGGCCGACCATCACCAAGGTGAAGGGGGCCGCCGCGAGAATGGTGAGGTTCTGGAGGCCGGTGAGCGCGTCGCCCTTGCCGCCGCCGATGAGCAGCATGATCGCGGCGACCGCTCCGGTCAGCACGCCCCAGAAGATGACGACACCCCGGGTCGGTTCCAGGGATCCGCGCTGCGAGAGCGTGCCCATCACGATGGAGGCGGCGTCGGCGCCGGAGACGAAGAAGATGCCGACGAGGATCATCACCACCACGCTCGTCACCGTGGCGATCGGGTACTGCTGGAGCACGTCGAAGAGCTGCCCCTGGGCGGTCGAGGCGTCGCTGAGCTTCTTCTCGTCCTGGAGGTGCATCGCCGAGCCGCCGAAGATGGCGAACCACAGCAGGCTGACGGTGCTGGGCACCAGGATGACGCCGCCCACGAACTGCCGGATGGTCCGGCCACGGCTGATGCGCGCGATGAACATGCCGACGAAGGGCGTCCAGGAGATCCACCAGGCCCAGTAGAAGACCGTCCAGCCGGCCAGCCAGTCGGCGACGCCCTCACCGCTCGACGCCTCGGTACGCCCGGCCATCTGGGTCAGGTCGCCGAGGAAGGCGCCGATGGAGGTGGGCAGCAGGTCGAGGATGAAGATGGTCGGTCCGACGAGGAACACGAAGACCGCCAGGGTCACCGCCAGCACCATGTTGATGTTGGACAGCCACTGGATGCCCTTCTCGATCCCGGACACCGCCGAGGCGACGAACGCCACGGTCAGCACCGCGATCACGACGACCAGCAGGCCGGTACCGACGGATCCCAGCCAGCCCAGTCCGGTGAAGCCGCTGCCGATCTGGAGGGCGCCGAGCCCCAGGGAGGCCGCGGAGCCGAAGAGGGTGGCGAAGATGGCGAGGATGTCGATGACCCGGCCGCCCCAGCCGTTGGCCCGGCGCTCACCGATCAGCGGGGTGAACACGGCGCTGATCAGCTGCCGGCGGCCGCGCCGGAAGGTGCTGTAGGCGATGGCCAGGCCCACGACCGCGTACATCGCCCACGGGTGGAGCGTCCAGTGGAAGAGGGTGGTGGCCATGGCGGTCTCCATGGCCTCGTTGGCATCCGCGGGGTCGGTGCCCGGCGGTGGCGTGACGAAGTGCGACAGCGGTTCGCTCACGCCGTAGAACATCAGGCCGATGCCCATGCCCGCGCTGAACATCATGGCTATCCACGAGACCGTGCGGAACTCGGGCTGCTCACCCTCCTTGCCGAGGGTGATCCGGCCGTAACGGCTCATCGCCAGCCACAGGGCGAAGACCACGAAGCCCGAGGCGGCGAGGACGAAGGCCCAGCCGCCGTTGCGGATGGTCCCGTCAAGGAGCTTCCCGGACACGCTCTCCAGCGTGTCGGTCGCGGTGGCTCCCCACACGACGAAGGCGAGGGTGAGGGCTGCGGCGACACCGAAGACGACCAGGTCGGTCCGGGGGCCGGCGGATGTCGGGGGGCTGCCCGGCAGATCCGCGTCGACGGGATGGCTTCGACTCCCGTCCCTTTCGCGGGTGTTGTTCATCAGCTCGTCCTTTCCACAGACGGCAGTGGAGTCTTTGTCGCGGACGACGACAGAGGAACTCGTCGGTGATTCCGCCTGACCGACCAAGACGCCGGTGCGGATGGGAGATCGACGAGAGAAGGGGAGGCGGAGCGGCCGCCTACGTGCGTCGTTGCGAATAATGCATCGTCATTCACTATGGGCAACAACCATCTGGGCCCTGGGTAGGGCTGTCAAGGGGTCGGACGTGCGGAGTTGCCCTACCGCAACCGACCGGTCACCGCGAACGGCAGCACGACGGGACTCACGGCGGAAGAACCGTCAGCGGCCCGCGTGCGAGGACGTCCGGGGACCGCGGCGGTACGCACCCGACGCCACCGTCAGCAACCGCCGCGCCTTCAGCCGGGTCTCGGCCCACTCGCGCTCGGGGGCGGAACCCCAGGTGATCCCTGCCCCGGTCCCGAAGCACAGTGACGGACCGCCGGGAGCGGTGCGGTCGATCCAGAACGTGCGGATACCGACGGCGAGTTGAGCCGCGCCGCGGTCGGCGTCGACCCAGCCGACACCACCGCAGTACGGGCCGCGGGGCGCGGTCTCCAACGCCGCGATGATGCGCAGCGCGCTGGTCTTGGGGGCGCCCGTGACGGACCCGGGCGGGAAGGTCCCGGCGAGCAGCTCCGGCCATCCGGCGTGTTCGGCCAGTTCGCCGCGCACGGTGGACACCAGGTGCACCAGGCCGGGGTGTGCCTCGACGGCGCACAGCTCGGGGACGGTCACGGAGCCGGTGGCGCAGACGCGTCCCAGGTCGTTGCGGACCAGGTCGACGATCATGACGTTCTCGGCGTGGTCCTTGTCGAGGAGGTCCGCTGCGGTGCGGCCGGTGCCCTTGATGGGGCCGGACTCCACCATGCGGCCGGCACGGCGCAGGTAGAGCTCGGGCGAGGCCGTGGCGATCTCCACACCGTGCGCGGGGAGGCGCACCGTGCCGGCGTACGGCGCCGGGTTGCCCCGGGCCAGCAAGGCGGTGAGGGCGTCGACGTCCGCGTGCTCCGGGTCGGGCAGCGGCGCGGACAGGACCCGGCACAGGTTCGCCTGGTACACCTCGCCGGCCGCGATGTGCTCCCGGATGCGCCGGACCCCGGCGGTGTAGGCGGCCCGGTCCAGGGAGGACGTCCAGGCGTCCGGGTCCGGTCCGCGCCACGCCCCGGGCCGGGCGGCGGGCACGGGCACGGGCACACGGCGTACGTCCCCGAAGCGCGCGCACACCAGGCGCCCCTCGAAGTCGGCGACCACGGCCCAGAAACCGGTGGAGTCCAGGGCCGCGGGATCGCTGGTCACGTCCCGGAGATCGGTGGCGAGGAGATCGCCGAAGCGGGCAAGCGGGGCGAGGTCGTACGGGGTTCCACTCACGCGGGCGCCGGTTCCAGCCGGACGACGACGGACTTCGACGTGGGGGTGTTGCTGATGGCCGCCGTGGAGTCCAGGGGTACGAGGACGTTGGTCTCGGGGAAGTAGGCGGCGCAGCAGCCTCGGGGCGTCGGGTAGGACACGGTCCGGAAGGAGGGCGCCCTGCGCTCCACGCCGTCGCCGTACTCGCTGACGATGTCGACCATGTCCCCGTCGGCCAGCCCTCGTTCGGCGAGGTCGTCGGGGTGCAGGAAGAGGACGCGGCGGCCCTGGTGGATGCCGCGGTAACGGTCGTCGAGGCCGTAGACGGTGGTGTTGTACTGATCGTGGGAGCGCAGCGTCTGGAGCAGCAGCCGGCCCGGCGGGACCTTGGGGCTCTCCAGCGGGTTGGCGGTGAAGTTGGCCAGGCCGGTGGCGGTGGTGAACCGGCGCTCGTCGCGGGGCGGGTGGGGCAGGGCGAAGCCGCCCGGCCGGCGTACCCGGGTGTTGAAGTCCTCGAAGCCGGGGATGACGCGTTCGACGCGGTCACGGATGCGGTCGTAGTCCGACTCGAACTCCTCCCACGGCACCTGCGGTTCGGCTTCGCCGAGGGTGGCCCGTGCCGTCCGGCAGATGATCGCGACCTCGCTGAGCAGGTGCTCGGACGCGGGCGTGAGCCGCCCTCGCGACAGGTGCACCATCCCCATGGAGTCCTCGACCGTGACCAGCTGGGGCCCGCCCGGCCGCAGGTCGACCTCGGTGCGGCCCAGGCACGGCAGGATGAGGGCCTGCTCCCCGGCGATGACATGCGAGCGGTTGAGCTTGGTGGAGATCTGCACGGTGAGCCGGCACCTGCGCAGCGCCTGCTCGGTCAGGTCGGTGTCGGGGGCCGCGGCGACGAAGTTGCCGCCCAGCGCGACGAAGACCCGTACGTCGCCGTCGCGCATGGCACGGATGCTGTCGACGGCGTCGTGGCCGTGGTGGCGCGGGGGTGTGAAGGCGAACTCGGCGCCGAGCCGGTCCAGGAAGGCGGCGTCCGGCTTCTCGTAGATGCCCATCGTGCGGTCGCCCTGCACGTTGGAGTGGCCGCGCACCGGGCAGAGGCCGGCTCCGGGGCGGCCGATGTTGCCGCGCAGCAGAAGGAAGTTGACGACGTCGCGGATGGTGGGCACGGAGTGCCTGTGCTGGGTGAGTCCCATCGCCCAGCAGACGACGATCTTCTCGGCGGCCAGCACCTGGCGGAACGCCTCCCGGATCTCCTCCTCGGGCAGTCCGGTGGCCTCAAGGATCTCGTCCCACGACGCCTTGCGGGCGTGCTCGGCGAACTCCTCGAAGCCATGCGTGTACCGCTCGATGAAGGAGGTGTCCAGGGTGCCGGGTGCCTCGTCCTCCGCCTCCAGCAGCATGCGGTTGAACGCCTGGAAGAGTGCCTGGTCCCCGCCCAGCCTGATCTGGAGGAACTGGTCCGCCAGCCTGGTTCCGCCGCCGACGACGCCGGAGGGCTTCTGGGGGTTCTTGAACCGGAGCAGCCCCGCCTCGGGCAGCGGGTTCACCGCGATGACGCGGGCACCCTGCTGCTTGGCCCTCTCCAGCGCGGAGAGCATCCGGGGGTGGTTGGTGCCGGGGTTCTGGCCGACGACGAGGATGAGATCGGCCTCGTAGAGGTCCTCCAGGCTGACGCTGCCCTTGCCGATGCCGATGGTCTCCACCAGGGCCGAGCCGCTGGACTCGTGGCACATGTTGGAGCAGTCCGGCAGGTTGTTGGTGCCGAAGGCGCGGACGAAGAGCTGATAGAGGAACGCGGCCTCGTTGCTCGCTCGTCCGGAGGTGTAGAAGGCGGCCTGGTCCGGGGGGTCGAGCGCGTTGAGCTCGCGGGCGATCACGGCGAACGCGTCGTCCCAGGAGATCGGCCGGTAGCGGTCGGCGCCGGCCGGGCGGTACATGGGGTGGGTGAGGCGTCCCTGCTGCCCGAGCCAGTAGTCGCTGCGTG of the Streptomyces sp. T12 genome contains:
- a CDS encoding chorismate-binding protein is translated as MSGTPYDLAPLARFGDLLATDLRDVTSDPAALDSTGFWAVVADFEGRLVCARFGDVRRVPVPVPAARPGAWRGPDPDAWTSSLDRAAYTAGVRRIREHIAAGEVYQANLCRVLSAPLPDPEHADVDALTALLARGNPAPYAGTVRLPAHGVEIATASPELYLRRAGRMVESGPIKGTGRTAADLLDKDHAENVMIVDLVRNDLGRVCATGSVTVPELCAVEAHPGLVHLVSTVRGELAEHAGWPELLAGTFPPGSVTGAPKTSALRIIAALETAPRGPYCGGVGWVDADRGAAQLAVGIRTFWIDRTAPGGPSLCFGTGAGITWGSAPEREWAETRLKARRLLTVASGAYRRGPRTSSHAGR
- a CDS encoding NAD(P)/FAD-dependent oxidoreductase, whose product is MRTVAVVGASLAGLSAVRSLRKRGYDGRLVVVGDELHRPYDRPPLSKEFLAGTVGEAELALETDDEDLRAEWLLGVRATGLDHAARTLRLSGGREVQADGVVIATGAAARTLPGSEGLAGVHTLRTLDDARALRDELSRGGRLVVIGGGFIGAEVASTAYALGLDVTVVEAAPTPLAGALGETMGAIVSALHTDHGVRLECGVGVKGLSGEARVDAVLLEDGRGIPADIVVVGVGARPNVEWLEASGIALDNGVKCGADGRTSLAGVVAVGDCANWYDPRAGFHRRVEHWTGARERPDAAIAALLAGGAVEPGVPRPPYFWSDQYGVKIQFAGHAAGADSVTIEAGAADDRDVLAVYRRAGDPVAVLGMNQPRLFTRWRKQLAATAS
- a CDS encoding BCCT family transporter is translated as MNNTRERDGSRSHPVDADLPGSPPTSAGPRTDLVVFGVAAALTLAFVVWGATATDTLESVSGKLLDGTIRNGGWAFVLAASGFVVFALWLAMSRYGRITLGKEGEQPEFRTVSWIAMMFSAGMGIGLMFYGVSEPLSHFVTPPPGTDPADANEAMETAMATTLFHWTLHPWAMYAVVGLAIAYSTFRRGRRQLISAVFTPLIGERRANGWGGRVIDILAIFATLFGSAASLGLGALQIGSGFTGLGWLGSVGTGLLVVVIAVLTVAFVASAVSGIEKGIQWLSNINMVLAVTLAVFVFLVGPTIFILDLLPTSIGAFLGDLTQMAGRTEASSGEGVADWLAGWTVFYWAWWISWTPFVGMFIARISRGRTIRQFVGGVILVPSTVSLLWFAIFGGSAMHLQDEKKLSDASTAQGQLFDVLQQYPIATVTSVVVMILVGIFFVSGADAASIVMGTLSQRGSLEPTRGVVIFWGVLTGAVAAIMLLIGGGKGDALTGLQNLTILAAAPFTLVMVGLCIALTRDLRQDPLIIRGLKGKEAIETAVMAGDEKYDGDFEIRIGPCTSTDGAESAPSEQSAQPTESTSSAH
- a CDS encoding S-(hydroxymethyl)mycothiol dehydrogenase, whose translation is MTHQVRAVVARGKGAPVSLETIIVPDPGPGEALVKIEACGVCHTDLHYREGGINDDFPFLLGHEAAGVVESVGEGVTDVAPGDFVILNWRAVCGQCRACRRGESWYCFNTHNAKQKMTLLDGTELSPALGIGAFAEKTLVAAGQCTKVDPTASAAAAGLLGCGVMAGIGAAINTGKVGRGDSVAVIGCGGVGAAAVAGANLAGAAKVIAVDIDDRKLETAEKLGATHTVNSKSVDAVEAIRELTGGHGADVVIEAVGRPETYKQAFYARDLAGTVVLVGVPTPEMKLELPLLDVFGRGGSLKSSWYGDCLPSRDFPMLIDLYLQGRLDLDAFVTETISLDEVEKAFERMHHGDVLRSVVVL
- a CDS encoding aromatic ring-hydroxylating dioxygenase subunit alpha gives rise to the protein MTSTSLPDSLIATLPGSSYTDPEFFAQEQEHIFETMWFCVARASELAKPGAFRTVDVGRESILVTRARDNSIRAYFNVCRHRGAKLCTEETGEVKRAFQCPYHAWTYDLNGKLVAAPNLTKMPDVGRTEYGLVSVAVREWLGYVWVCLAENPPSFEEDVIGEIVARLGDVESIERYDIDNLSVGKRITYDVKSNWKLIIENFMECYHCATIHPELTEVLPEFADGYAAQYYVGHGAEFGDEVQGFTVDGSEGLDRIPGVADDQDRRYYAITVKPQVFINLVPDHVIFHRMYPVSVDRTIVECDWLYLPHVVESGKDVSRSVELFHRVNQQDFDACERTQPGMSSRLYAKGGVLVPSEHHIGAFHDWVNERLGISQA
- a CDS encoding IclR family transcriptional regulator — its product is MQSVDRAISVLEILAQRGEAGVSEVAGEIEVHKSTAFRLLGALEARGLVEQAGERGKYRLGFGIVRLAGAVTGRIDITQQGRPICERLAEELGETVNIAVMQEHYAINLYQVRGPGAITAHNWVGQLTPLHATSSGKILLAHLPTKERAALLSSAGMKKVTPRTITAKTKLEKNLTEARERGYSITLEELEVGLHAMAAPVRNRDGDVIAALSASGPGYRLTEERLHELSPILLKGAEEISHRMGYLG
- a CDS encoding FdhF/YdeP family oxidoreductase codes for the protein MTRKPPAEDPGDARLRVGPPKEYAAGLPAVTSSLRHAGEQMGARRSLLTLLRVNQKEGFDCPGCAWPEPDHRHKAEFCENGAKAVAEEATVRRVTPDFFAEHTLEDLLPRSDYWLGQQGRLTHPMYRPAGADRYRPISWDDAFAVIARELNALDPPDQAAFYTSGRASNEAAFLYQLFVRAFGTNNLPDCSNMCHESSGSALVETIGIGKGSVSLEDLYEADLILVVGQNPGTNHPRMLSALERAKQQGARVIAVNPLPEAGLLRFKNPQKPSGVVGGGTRLADQFLQIRLGGDQALFQAFNRMLLEAEDEAPGTLDTSFIERYTHGFEEFAEHARKASWDEILEATGLPEEEIREAFRQVLAAEKIVVCWAMGLTQHRHSVPTIRDVVNFLLLRGNIGRPGAGLCPVRGHSNVQGDRTMGIYEKPDAAFLDRLGAEFAFTPPRHHGHDAVDSIRAMRDGDVRVFVALGGNFVAAAPDTDLTEQALRRCRLTVQISTKLNRSHVIAGEQALILPCLGRTEVDLRPGGPQLVTVEDSMGMVHLSRGRLTPASEHLLSEVAIICRTARATLGEAEPQVPWEEFESDYDRIRDRVERVIPGFEDFNTRVRRPGGFALPHPPRDERRFTTATGLANFTANPLESPKVPPGRLLLQTLRSHDQYNTTVYGLDDRYRGIHQGRRVLFLHPDDLAERGLADGDMVDIVSEYGDGVERRAPSFRTVSYPTPRGCCAAYFPETNVLVPLDSTAAISNTPTSKSVVVRLEPAPA
- a CDS encoding MBL fold metallo-hydrolase, which encodes MAARIEHLVTSGTFSLDGGTWDVDNNVWIVGDDHEAIVIDAAHDADAIAAAVGDRRLIAIVCTHAHNDHIDAAPELAARTGAPVLLHPDDLPLWKQTHPDRAPDAELTDGQGISVAGVELTVLHTPGHAPGAVCLHAPALAALFSGDTLFAGGPGATGRSYSHFPTIVESIRDRLLTLPAETVVHTGHGDTTSIAAEAPHLQEWIDRGF
- a CDS encoding bifunctional 3-phenylpropionate/cinnamic acid dioxygenase ferredoxin subunit is translated as MMIPACRLEDLPQGEAHRLNIDPPVSVFHTDDGELFAIDDTCTHQDASLADGWLEGCEVECPLHASKFDLRTGAVDAPPAKLPVRTHEVVVEDGMIYVRLSTDAPNLPPCISARLAGGPA